From the genome of Candidatus Obscuribacterales bacterium:
CATGCACTTCTTGAGAATACTCAGCACCGGAAAACAAATTAGAGAGATCAATGCCAACTCTAGTCATGGGTGTTCCTCAATTCTTCACAAATTTGCTTCACGATCGGATCAAAATCGGCACAGGCAGGGTGACCAGGACGATACATCTGCAGGGGTTGTCCCTTGGCGCTGGCATTCTTGAATTCTGATGAAAATCGAATGGGGGAAAAGCAGCGGATATTCAGTTTTTCAAGCTGTGGGGCAAGCTGTCCTAGGATATTGCGGTGAATCGCTAACCGCTGATCATATTGGTTGGGGACAAACCCCAAGAGCTTCGGTTCAGGACTCAAGCGCAGGCGGCGGAAATTGCCATAAAACCACTCCAGCAATTTGCCAGCTCCATCAGCTGACTTAGGCTCCACCTGCATGGGGACGAGTAGATGGGTACAGGCCGACAGGGCGATGAGTGGCAATGGACCTAGGGTGGCTGGACAGTCAAAAATAATCACATCCTGCGGTAAGGGATAGTCTTGCAGGCGATCGCCTAGGAGGTAAGCACCGCGCTCATGAAGCACAAGTTCACTGGTAGTTTTCACCAGTCCCATTTCTCCCTGGCATGCCATGACGGTATCTAGCTTGTCATGCCAAATCGGCACAAGGGGCCAGTCGCCAGAAAAGCCCTCCTGCAAAACTGCCGCGATGGTGTCTTGAATTCGAGGGCGGGATAGTCCACAAAATAGACTGACCGATCCCTGGGGATCAAGATCCATCAGTGCAACCTTGAAACCCTGACGCCCTAGCAAGTAGGCAAGATGGGTGGCGAGGGTAGTTTTACCGCTGCCTCCAGCATTGGAAAGTAGTGCTAATCGAAGTTGCATACGAAATGAGATGTCACCAATTATGTAAACAACAATGGGTCATAAGAGACAAAACACACCTGAATTGACTAAATGCTGCTCCATGGAGGTGAGGTTCAGGCAGATGCGCTCTCGGATCACGTTTCTAGAGAAGGGTCTAAAGACACATTGGGAAGCAATAGCAGCTAGTTCCAACGGTTAACAGAAAGATGTCCACGATGCGTCGCTGAGGAAGACGACAGAAACAGCTTATGCAGACAGCGTCGATCCATCGCAAACAGCACCCAGGCATCCATGAGTTGGGAATTCATGAAGGCTAGGCATGATAGAAACCCATAGAATCGAGAGAATCGAGCAGATGCGATCGCGTTTGTTGTGAAAACTGCAGCCAATTTGAATACTTGATAGGTACCTAGGTCATTGTGGAATAACGTTATCCCACAGGTGTACTGCTTAACTCTGGTGCTAGAACCCTTTTTTGCCTAGAACTCGTCGTAGACTAACGTTATTCTACAGGTGTACTGCTCAACTCTGATGCTAGCACTCTTGTTTTGCCTAGAACTTGATGTGGAATAACGTTATTCCACAGGTCAGCAGCCCCGACCGCTTTTTTAGTTCATCGTCCTCAATCCAGTCCATTGGACAGAGCAGATGTGGAATAACGTTATTCCACACTAGTCCAGCCTATTCGACAGAGCAGATGTGGAATAATGTTATCCCACATTCACAGGATATGGAACATCCGTTCCTGGAAATATCAAAAAATTGTCAAAATCTACCGTTAAATAGCTCTGAAAAAAATCCGCAGCACATCCTCAATCCGCTCACCCCAAGATTCCTCTGTATGCTGCCCCCATGGATCTTCTACCACAAATAAATCTTTCTGCTCGCGATAGCCAAAGCTATGCACAAGGAGATCCCGCATTTCCCGACCTCGGGCTGTGGCTCTCTCCTCAATCCAAGCATTATGGTCGCCACCATCCCGCACCAGCCCCCAGTCAAGATAGATCCGCAGGCGGCGATCGCGCAGGGTTGGCTCAGCTTCAAAAAGCAGTGAAGAAGAAGCCATCTCACCAAAGAAATGGTCATCGACACCCGCTAAAAATGGCTCTGTTGCTGAATCTAGACCGACCCAAAAGGATGGTGAAAAAGCAGCCACGTTGCCAAACTGCTGGGGATATTTGGCCGCCGTATAGAAAGCAGCTAACCCACCATGGCTGGCTCCAGCGATCAGGGTGCTGGCTGGGTCGGATTGCGTACGGTAGTTAGTATCCACAAAATCTTTGACCGATTGCGCTAGGTAGGCAGCATAGTCACCTAGCCCTCCCCATTCGCGCTGCCACATGGGTGCATGGGTATATTCATAGTCTCGGCGCGTAGGGCAGACAGCTACCACAATCAGACGCTGAATTTGATGGCTTAAGTAAAGCCGGGTTAGGGTCTTGCCCAGGTGCCAACATTTGCCGTAGGCTCCACCCGGAAAAAAGATCGTATCGCCGTCGTTGAGATACAGCACCGGATAGGAGCGATCGCTCACCGGATAGTCTCGCGGCAAGAATATATGGAGCTTTCGGGGTGTAGGAATCGGCCCATCAACCTGAAAGTGTTCATAGGTGTGGAAAAATCCACCCCAAAATCCAGGGTCATGGAGCCACCCCTCTTGTCCTCCTCGCACGAATGATTCTGCCATAATCTTGAAAAAGTAAGGGGCGATCGCAAAGCAGGAACAGATCACGGATACACCTTGTGGGGAGAGGTAGCCATCTCCCAGGCGATCAACAGTTATCGTAAGTCCTTTGCATGGAATAGGTTGGAATCTAAGGTGGTTCATACATAAGCTGCCTATGCATAAGAAGCCTATACATGTGTAGCTGCATAGACAGGTTACACAATAGATAGGCTACACAATAGACAAGCTACCCATCAGATTCTTCACCTCAGTATAGAAGGTTCCTACACCGTCTCAATTGTACGGTGATGCAGGATGGCTACGCCGGTTGATCATCGCTAGTGGCTAGCTGATCTTAGCTATACCGAGCTAGCCCGTGCCGCAAGCTATGGAGTTCTGCCTAACCTCTCCTCTCTTGAAGCATTCATGTCATGATCATGAGTAGATGAGCATTCATACTGCCCACTAAACGCAGTAACTCGAACACAGTAACTCGAACACAGTATTAGTTGAGGACAGCCCATGGTTGCAAGTGCTGATAAGTCTGTTGATTTAGCCAAGCTAGATGTGGAATCGCTATGGCATCCCCTAGCCCAGCACCAGCAGTTTCCCCAGACACCTCCCAAGTGCATCAAAAAAGGGATCGGCAGCCGTATCACTGATACAACTGGACAAGAGTATTTAGATGGTATTGCCGGATTATGGTGTGTCAACGTGGGCTATGGTCGGCAGGAGCTGGCCCAAGTCGCCTATGATCAAATGCTCGATCTAGCCTACTATCCTCTCACCATGAGCCATGAGCCGGGCATCATGCTAGCTCATAAGCTCCTCGATTTATTGGGCTATGAGGGCAAGGTTTTTTTCGCCACAAGTGGATCGGAGGCCAATGAAACAGCCTTCAAAATTGCTCGCCAGTATCACGCTCAAACGGCTAAGCCTGGAGCCGGGCCGCGCTATAAAATCATCTCTCGCTATCGGGGCTACCATGGACACACGATGGGAGCCCTCAGCGCCACCGCCCAGG
Proteins encoded in this window:
- a CDS encoding ParA family protein translates to MQLRLALLSNAGGSGKTTLATHLAYLLGRQGFKVALMDLDPQGSVSLFCGLSRPRIQDTIAAVLQEGFSGDWPLVPIWHDKLDTVMACQGEMGLVKTTSELVLHERGAYLLGDRLQDYPLPQDVIIFDCPATLGPLPLIALSACTHLLVPMQVEPKSADGAGKLLEWFYGNFRRLRLSPEPKLLGFVPNQYDQRLAIHRNILGQLAPQLEKLNIRCFSPIRFSSEFKNASAKGQPLQMYRPGHPACADFDPIVKQICEELRNTHD
- a CDS encoding alpha/beta hydrolase-fold protein, yielding MAESFVRGGQEGWLHDPGFWGGFFHTYEHFQVDGPIPTPRKLHIFLPRDYPVSDRSYPVLYLNDGDTIFFPGGAYGKCWHLGKTLTRLYLSHQIQRLIVVAVCPTRRDYEYTHAPMWQREWGGLGDYAAYLAQSVKDFVDTNYRTQSDPASTLIAGASHGGLAAFYTAAKYPQQFGNVAAFSPSFWVGLDSATEPFLAGVDDHFFGEMASSSLLFEAEPTLRDRRLRIYLDWGLVRDGGDHNAWIEERATARGREMRDLLVHSFGYREQKDLFVVEDPWGQHTEESWGERIEDVLRIFFRAI